In the genome of Ignavibacteria bacterium, one region contains:
- the fumC gene encoding class II fumarate hydratase: protein MQYRIEHDIMGEVQVPEDKYWGAQTQRSIENFKIGGNKMPLEVIDAFAILKKSAAMANFDCGVLPKEKMELIVKVCDEILEGKLDDQFPLVVWQTGSGTQSNMNVNEVIANRAHVLSGGKLTDDKKVLHPNDDVNKSQSSNDTFPTAMNIAAYKILVEHLIPNVETLRATFHKKSTEFMQVVKIGRTHLMDATPLTLGQEFSGYVSQLDHGVRAIKNTLHHLSELAIGGSAVGTGINVPKGYAELVAKYVSQFTGLPFRSAENKFEALASNDAIVEASGALKTLAAALMKIANDIRLLGSGPRSGIGEILLPENEPGSSIMPGKVNPTQCEAMTMVCAQVFGNDVAINIGGMTGHFELNVFKPMMIFNFLNSARLLGDASASFNKNCVEGIEPNYSIINRHLENSLMLVTALNPHIGYENAAKIAKKAHKENKTLREVALELGLLTHEKFTEVVDPKKMVGDVNFD, encoded by the coding sequence ATGCAATACCGGATAGAACATGATATAATGGGCGAAGTTCAGGTGCCCGAAGATAAATATTGGGGAGCACAAACCCAGCGCTCTATAGAAAATTTTAAAATCGGCGGTAACAAAATGCCTCTTGAAGTCATTGATGCTTTTGCAATTCTGAAAAAATCTGCAGCAATGGCAAACTTTGATTGCGGGGTTCTGCCGAAAGAAAAAATGGAATTGATTGTAAAAGTCTGCGATGAAATTTTGGAAGGCAAGCTTGATGACCAGTTTCCGTTGGTTGTCTGGCAGACCGGCTCGGGAACACAAAGCAACATGAACGTGAACGAAGTAATTGCAAACCGTGCGCATGTATTAAGCGGCGGAAAGTTAACCGATGATAAAAAAGTTTTGCATCCGAATGATGACGTGAATAAATCGCAATCTTCAAACGATACTTTTCCGACCGCGATGAATATCGCGGCTTATAAAATTCTTGTCGAACATTTAATTCCTAATGTTGAAACATTAAGAGCAACATTTCATAAAAAATCAACTGAGTTCATGCAGGTTGTGAAAATCGGCAGAACTCATTTGATGGATGCAACACCGTTGACGCTTGGACAGGAATTTTCCGGATATGTTTCACAGCTTGACCATGGTGTTCGAGCAATTAAAAATACATTGCATCATTTATCCGAGCTTGCAATAGGCGGTTCTGCAGTCGGAACGGGAATTAATGTTCCCAAAGGTTATGCAGAGCTTGTTGCAAAATACGTTTCGCAGTTTACAGGCTTGCCATTTAGGTCAGCAGAAAATAAATTTGAAGCGCTAGCATCTAACGATGCAATTGTAGAAGCATCAGGTGCATTGAAAACTCTTGCAGCAGCACTAATGAAAATTGCAAACGACATTCGCCTGCTTGGTTCAGGTCCTCGAAGCGGAATAGGGGAGATATTGCTTCCTGAAAACGAGCCAGGCTCATCTATTATGCCGGGAAAAGTAAATCCTACTCAATGCGAGGCAATGACAATGGTTTGTGCACAGGTGTTCGGCAATGATGTTGCGATTAACATTGGTGGAATGACAGGACATTTCGAACTTAACGTTTTCAAACCGATGATGATTTTTAATTTTCTTAACTCGGCTCGTTTGCTTGGTGATGCTTCTGCATCATTCAATAAAAACTGTGTCGAAGGCATCGAGCCGAATTACAGCATCATTAACCGTCATCTTGAAAATTCTTTAATGCTTGTAACCGCTCTTAACCCTCATATTGGATATGAAAACGCTGCAAAGATTGCAAAGAAAGCTCATAAAGAAAACAAAACCTTGCGTGAAGTTGCGTTGGAGCTTGGGTTACTTACTCACGAAAAATTTACCGAAGTAGTTGACCCTAAAAAAATGGTTGGTGACGTGAATTTCGATTAA
- a CDS encoding TlpA disulfide reductase family protein, whose protein sequence is MKTILLIAVAIIIGFYGNLAAQESASLLKPINEQSLDSVLKANEGNVVLVNLWAYWCQPCKEEFPELVKLYNNYKDKNFKLIFISLDFDDALATKTEPYLKSQNVDWVTYYNKFKKDEDMINFFSKEWDGAIPATFIYDKSGNKVKELVGKKTYEVFEQEVLKHLDN, encoded by the coding sequence ATGAAAACAATACTTTTAATAGCAGTTGCAATTATAATTGGTTTTTATGGCAATTTAGCTGCGCAGGAATCTGCTTCGCTTTTGAAACCGATTAATGAGCAATCTCTGGATTCGGTTTTGAAAGCCAATGAAGGCAATGTTGTGTTAGTAAACTTATGGGCTTACTGGTGTCAACCGTGTAAGGAAGAATTCCCGGAACTTGTTAAGCTTTATAACAATTACAAAGATAAAAACTTCAAATTAATTTTCATAAGTCTTGACTTCGATGATGCGCTTGCAACAAAAACGGAACCGTACTTGAAATCACAAAATGTCGATTGGGTTACTTATTACAATAAGTTCAAGAAGGATGAGGACATGATAAATTTTTTCAGCAAAGAATGGGATGGCGCAATACCCGCTACGTTTATTTACGATAAATCAGGAAATAAAGTTAAAGAGTTAGTTGGAAAGAAAACTTATGAAGTTTTTGAGCAGGAAGTGTTAAAGCATCTGGATAATTAA
- a CDS encoding DUF3052 domain-containing protein: MKASGYSGTPLAKKFGIKPGFNIEIINAPEHYFELFTDMPETISDSKSKKDFIHFFTKEIKELEKNIPKLRKQIVPNGIIWISWPKKSSKVPTDVTEDIIRNIALKNGLVDIKVCAVDDIWSGLKLVIPVKDRN, from the coding sequence ATGAAAGCATCAGGTTATTCAGGAACTCCTCTTGCAAAAAAGTTCGGCATTAAACCCGGTTTTAATATTGAAATTATAAACGCTCCGGAGCATTATTTTGAGTTGTTTACCGATATGCCTGAAACAATCTCCGATTCAAAATCCAAAAAAGATTTTATTCACTTCTTTACAAAAGAAATTAAAGAGCTCGAGAAAAATATTCCAAAGCTCAGAAAACAAATTGTTCCAAACGGCATAATCTGGATTTCATGGCCTAAAAAATCTTCCAAAGTTCCAACCGATGTTACAGAAGACATCATAAGAAACATCGCTCTCAAAAACGGACTCGTCGACATCAAAGTCTGCGCAGTCGATGACATCTGGTCAGGTCTCAAACTTGTCATTCCGGTGAAAGACCGAAACTGA
- a CDS encoding trypsin-like peptidase domain-containing protein, with protein sequence MPQIYPLDLLTNVVVNLRQTSTAGQVITGTGFLISHNSKLYLVTAEHVAKEMKIDCEFVVKGTNDLPVLLSLEDLTQQKNSLDWKFHTIADIAVLELSPKREVLVTKLLNRFLPSENISQNTSVVDRNTQLTIIGFPLGLGATGHFSPLTFRTYASSGLITLNRFDNSIPCTFFILENPGVSGYSGGPIIDVAIYINMGMEITGNATMVYGIMHGTIPDATGGKLAAVTPSYYLFDII encoded by the coding sequence ATGCCACAAATTTATCCTTTAGATTTGTTAACAAATGTAGTTGTAAATTTAAGACAAACATCTACTGCAGGTCAAGTAATTACTGGAACTGGTTTTTTAATTAGTCATAACAGTAAATTATATTTAGTGACAGCAGAGCATGTAGCAAAGGAAATGAAAATAGATTGTGAATTTGTTGTTAAAGGGACTAATGACTTACCAGTTTTGTTAAGTCTTGAGGATCTAACCCAACAAAAGAACTCTTTAGATTGGAAGTTTCATACTATTGCTGACATAGCAGTTTTAGAATTAAGTCCTAAACGTGAGGTTTTAGTTACAAAATTATTGAATAGGTTTCTTCCATCTGAAAACATTTCCCAAAATACATCTGTTGTCGATAGAAATACTCAGTTAACAATTATAGGCTTTCCATTAGGATTAGGTGCTACAGGGCATTTCTCTCCACTTACATTTCGAACTTATGCTTCAAGTGGATTAATTACTTTAAATAGATTTGACAATTCTATTCCTTGTACATTTTTTATCTTAGAGAATCCTGGAGTTAGTGGATATAGTGGAGGACCTATCATCGATGTGGCGATTTATATAAATATGGGAATGGAAATAACAGGGAATGCAACTATGGTCTACGGTATAATGCATGGAACAATACCTGATGCAACTGGTGGAAAATTAGCTGCGGTTACTCCTAGCTATTATTTATTTGACATTATATAA